The region CCTTCTGCTGCTGGCTGGGGAAACAACAGTCGTGGCGACTCTCGGCGACGCTACTAAAGTGCTTCGAGTTCTTGAGCGGGAAAGCGGGTAAGCAGATAGGCGCAAAACAGAGGGGCAACCTCTACACTATATATGTCCGATCGTTGCTCCGTTACCGCGATCGCCGATTGGCAATTAGCAATCTTGCAGCCTACCAAAATAGAATGGTTTGACACTCTCCCGTTAAGCTGACGCTATAACGGGAGATTCTTGTTTCACAGAAGAACGCTTTTTAGTAGAATTACTAACGAGTCTTAGATCTTCTCCACAAGCTTGAAGTTCCGACTGCCCATCGGTATTTGTTGATAGAATTCTAATGCCTTCTTCCCTAATGTTTTTTGTTGCATTTGAGTCCCTATCATGGTGGGTTCCGCATTTTGGGCAAGTCCATTCCCTATCCTTTAAGGTAAGGGAATCATTCTTAAACTTGCAATAATTACAAAGCTTTGTACTAGGGAAAAATTTATCAACCTCTACAAGTGTTCCCCCAACTCTTTTCAATTTGGACGCTAAGAAATTTACCAGCATTCCAAATCCAGCATCTAAAACAGATTTCGCTAACTTGGTACGTGCGACGCCTTTTACACAAATGTCTTCTACTACAATGACTTGGTTTTCGTCAACTAATTTACGAGAGAGTTTATGTAGGAAATCAAGTCTAGTATTTGCTATTTTCTGATGAACCTTAGCTACTTTCTTAACCTGTTTTTTCCGATTATTAGAGCCAAGCTTTTTCCGAGATAATGATTGTTGTCTCCGCCTCAGTCGTTTGGCATATTTCCTAGTGGGTTTGATTGGATCGACTTTGTAAGTTGTCTCCCCATCAAACACTGTCACCAAGGAATTAAGACCTAAATCAATTCCCGAAATCTTACCATCTTCGATCGTTAGGGTATCTTCAACTTCCCACAAAATAGCGGCGAAATATTTATCTGTACTGTCTTTTGAGACGGTCACAGATTTAATTTCGCTCCCAAGCTTTTTTGAGATTACCGCTTTAACAACTCCCAACTTGGGAAGTTGGATACCGTTATTTTTTATTGAGCAGCCTGCTGGATATCTCAGGGATTGCTTTCTATGCTTACTTTTAAACTTCGGGAATCCAGCCCGATGTTCAAAGAAATTCTTAAGTGCTGCTTCTAGGTTTTTAAGTGATTGCTGCAATGCGGAAGATGACGCTTCTTTTAACCACAAGAAATTCTCATGTTTCTTCAGTTGCGTTAAATCTTTCGCCATATCGTAGTAGCTTAAACCTTTTCCTGTTTCTTGATATTGCGTGTTAGTCTTGTTTAGGTAATAGTTCCAAACAAAGCGGCAGCAGCCAAAGTTTTTAGCTAAGGCTATCTGCTGCTCTTTGTTCGGATACAATCTGACCTTCAAAGCTGTTAACATCGCGCTATCAATTGAGGATTAGTGACATTATAGCTTGGGCAAATATCATTGTCAAACTATATTGATTCGCTGCGTTCAATTTGGTTTGGCTGGTCGCAATTCATCTCCCGTCATAACGCAGTTTGACAGGAGATGAATTGCGACCTTGTGGTAAAACTGAGTTTGCTGTTATATCTTTATTAGTTGAACAGTCCTGTAGTTAGGATAGACTACAGGACTTTTTGAATTCGATCGCTAGGCAAATGGTTTAACTGCTAAGTCCCTCAAGGTGATTGTGAAATTCTGTCGCTGTTGTGTGGCAACAAAGGTAATCATAACTTCGCAGGCGACAGCAACTGTCAGGGTCACCAAATTACGCGCTAGGGGATAATCGCACACATCGTCGTTTGCGGGAGAGGGGACGCGGTAAAGTTCGTTCCAAATTACTTCGCCGTAATCTCCGCCTAATCCAACGTGAAGGCAAGGCAGTTTGGCAGTTTCGCAGTAGTCTTTTACAGCTTGACGGGCAACGCTATTATCAAAAGTATCGATAACTAAAAATGTGCCGTTCAGTAATTGTGCTGCATTGGCAGATGTTAATTCTTTTGATTGTGCCTCTGCATTCACTCCCAAGGCGCGGTAGAGTGAATTTGCCAGCATCTTCGCTTTGAAAGCACCGATATCGGAACGGTAGTATGGTTGGGTGGAAAGATTGTGTTCCTCGATACGATCGCGATCGATTACCTTCAGTTTACCAAAACCCGATCGCGCCAGACTTTCAGCAATATTTGCACCCAAAGCACCCGCGCCGCAGATGGTGACTGCAAAGTCGCGTATTTGTGCCATCACCTCAGATGTGCGATAGCGTTGTTCGTGAAAAAAAATAGACATAGAAAGTCAAAAGAAAGGGGCTAGGGAATAGGGGCTAGGGGCTAGGGGCTAGGGGAAGAGGGAAAAGGGAGGAATTTTGACTTTTGACTTTTGACTTTTCTCCCCACTCCCCCCTCTTCCCTAGTCCCTATTCCCTTCCATGACGCCAACGAGGGATTGTAAATCAAAGTCGCGATCGCGTCCGCTCAAACAAATGCCAGAACTAACAACAGTGAGGTCATTTTTGGAAATAGCAGAACTGTGAAATTCGCCATCAGCAGTAGTCCATTCAACTAACCAATGGTCGTTGCGATCGCGAAATTCCCGTAACTCGCCGCCGCCTTGTCGCAATGCTGAAATTAAACGTTTTTCATCGCGTTTTTGCTGCATCTGAGCGGCAAATTCCTTTGCCTGTTGCGCTACCAAATCGTAGATTGTACGCATTTCTGGGGTTACCCCTTTAAAGCGCAATTCTGCTGGCGAAATCACTTTTTTCAGTGCTTCTTTTAGTTGTTCCGGTACTAGGGGATCGGCACGGCGATCGCACTCATCGAACCACCACGAACCGCCATCCCAACGCGCAATTATCTGCTCAAAAGTTGCCCCATCATTAACTAAATGTACTGCTACAGGTTTGGCAATCCCAAAACGCTGTTTGGCATCAGATTCGTTAACTGGATAAGCTAACCAAGTTTTACCTCGCAAAACATAAGCTAACCGCAGACGCATCGGTTGTAAAAGCTTGAGATATTCCGCCATCTGCGGTAAATTGGGTTCGTCAATTACCTCAGCGATTTTTTCATCGACTGGCTGAAAAATACCCCATCCTTCAAAATTGTGCGGTTTGGGTGCAAAATTATAAATGATATGAGCAACTCTTGTTTTTACCGCTCCACCACGCACGCAGGGTGCGAGAAATTGGCGATCGCGCAACTGCATTTCTTGTGCAGAAATTTGGTTAAGGATTTTGCGGATATCTGCCACTGACTTTTACCTTGTAATTTAGAAATTGCTATTGACTTTTCAACAAAAATCTGAGCCTAAATACATCAGACATCTCCAAAAATTCTTGTGGGGTAGGCATCCTGCCTGCCTTTAAGATTCTTTTGGAGGAGAGGTCTAATAAACATCTCCAAAAATTCTTGTGGGGGAGGCATCCTGCCTGCCTTTAAGATTTTTTTGGAATAAATATCTATTAGACAAATCGATGCACAAATTCATAAATGAAATCAACCCTACCTTTGCGTAAAACTGCCGGATCTAATCTTTCAGTTGTGTTACAAGTCATTAAAACAACTAACTTTTGTTGTGCCTGGATACCGCCTTCTTCTATCACGCTTTGGTACAAAGTACCATCCAGCAAACTCAAAATATGTTCTGTTTTGTTATTATATTGAGCCGCCTCGCCACCTCGATCTTGAGCTAAGTTATCCGCTTCGTTAATAATCAGACAAATTCGCTCTAAGTAACTTGGCGGTACAAAATTTTCCACCGCATCGTGATCGAGGATAAAAATTACGTATCCCAGCGGCATTAAGATTTCTTTTGCCACTGCTTGAGTCCATGCGGTTTTACCTGTTCCCGGTTCTCCGTGTACGAGAACAGCTAACTGATTTTGGTCGAGGATTGCCTGCTGTATTTTATCGGTAAAACTTTGGATATCGGCGGGAAAACTTTTAATGGGAAACTGGCTGTGAATTTGCCCGACACGGCTTTTGTAGCCGCTCAGCATCACTGCCAAATTGTAAGTAGCTTTGTTAATTAAGGGCGCTAAATTATTAGACATTATGCTATAATATTTGCGTCCCTTTTCGTAAGTGTCTACTTGCAGCCAAACTTCATACTTAGACCAGTACGCATAAATTGTTCCTAATGTTTCCAGGCGATCCCAGTTAACAAAACGAGCTACTGGATAATAGTAATAGCGCTCCATATAATACTGGGTAATTACATCGGGACGACCCAATAAATCCAGTATTTTGAGGACAGTAATTTCTTGTAAGCGGTTGAGGACGTAATCAATGGGAATGCTGTCCCGGCTGACTGTTTGCGCGATCGGAGTTTCGGTATTCAGAACTTCTTTACATCGATAATTAGGGGCGAGGGGTTCGGGGGTGACGTAATTCCAAAATTCATCTACTTTGTATCGCGTATTTTCAGAAAAAACATTTAATAAATTAGCCCACCAGGTATATTCGTTGCGACCCATCGCATCGGCAATATCGCTAGCTACAGCTAGAGCCTTCTGACTTAGTTGCCAAGAATCCTGAGATAAAAGATGCCAGAAAAAATCCCAGTTGAACTGCCGGGATAAGGGTCTCCAACCAGATCCGAGTAAGCCTTTTGCTTGGGGATTTTGATTTACGGGAGCGTCGTCGTTGTTAAAATATCCTGACCCCATAATTTTAATTTGTCGATCCTGGTTTTCCTAATTTTAAATGAACTTTTTTGTCGATTTTTAGCACAAGTTTATGAGACATTTCCAAAAATTTGTGTGGGGTAGGCAGGATGCCTGCCGAGATATCTATTAGACAATAATTTTAGCTCCCTTTTCACGAAAATAAATTTCTAGTTGCGCGAGTAGTGGATCGATAGTTTTTTTCTGGATTGTATGGGGTGGTTTCCATTTTACCCATTTATAACCGCTGTGTTCGCTGAGTTCGATCTTGACTTTTTGTTTGAGCCATCCCAGAAATATCACCACTGTTTTGTTGACTGTTTCACCGTCATATCTTTCGGCGGATCTTAGGTAGGTAGTGGTGAAACGAAATTCGCGATCGAGTTCTAAATTGCTGGCGGCAATACCAGTTTCCTCATGCAATTCGCGGAGGGCGCAACTCCACTCATCTTCTCCAGGTTCCATATGACCTTTTGGCAAGTCATAGCGATGGGGTTTCTGCATGAGCAAAAAACTTAACTGGGGTTCAGTACGCATAACAATTATGCCGCAGGATTTGATTTGTTGCATAGTTGCACTCACTCAATTATATCTGCTTGAGATATGCGGGCGGAACATTATCCACTAACCAAACTCCATTATCAGAACAGTAAAATTCGTAACCATCCCGGTGCATTCGGGTAGCGTCTACTGCAAAAACGACTGGGTTTCCGTGCCGTTTGCCCACTGCTTTTGCTGTAGCAATATCTGTCGATAGATGGACGTGGTGTCGTGACATTTTGTTAAGCCCGTTTTCCAGAATGGACTCGACGGCGCGATGTCCTGTACCGTGGTATAGCACATTTGGAGGAAGAGTGGGTTCTAATTGCAAATCGATTTCGACACTATGCCCTTGGTTAGCCCGAATTAAAGTGCCTGTGGTGTCGAAGGAAAACCGTTTTTTATTGTTTTTGGCGACTACTTCATTCAACTGGTCGGGGGAGATGGGAAAGTTGTGCTTTGCAGAAGCGGCTAGTAGTTCATTTACGGAAACCCAACCTCCTTCTGCAAGTTTGAGGCCAATTTCTTCGGGAGTGTGACGTAGGTATTTGCTCAGATATTTGCTGATTTTAACTAGACGAGAATCGTTCATAAGCCAGTCATTTTATTTTACATTACCAGTTTGACAAGAGGTAAAGCCTCCACTGTACCGAGATATAATACTAAGAAGGCCAATCATTTTCCAGGTATCGCTTGATTAAACTTGCGTGTGATAAAGGCTTTGATAAATTATCTAGATCGCAGTTAGTTTCGTAGTCTAATAATAATAATGTCTTGTCTGCACTAAGCTGTTGAATTTGAGAGAGAAAGTTCTGAAGGCAATTTTCCAACACCCATTTATATGAGGGTAGATAGATGGCGCGACGCGCTTCTGCGTAAGATAACAATCGCTCTCCTGTTAATCCAGCCCGATGACCCAGCACTTTTCCGTGAGTGCGTTGGGTGCGCTTGATACCTTTCATGTTAGTTATCATCAGTTTGCTAGGGTCTACATCGGCTGACTCGAAAACTTTTAAGCCTTGCCAGATGCCTTCGACTGTCATGCTAAAGTATCCAGGCGAAAAGGGAACGGGAATGTTACCGTGAGGATAAAATGGGCTGAATCGAATCCAAGGTTCCGAACCGCGAGAGGTAACGTCAATAATAGTAGCTTCTCCATAGTGTTTGCGTAAGTTATCGATCGAGGTGCGGCGACTTTTCACAATTACTGGCATAGTTTGTGCGGCTATCTCCCCATCGCTCAAAGACGCGCAAGTGTTTGTTTTATAGTGTACTACAATTCAGGGAGAAAAGATTTGCGATCGCAGTTCGATGGAAGTGCAGCCCAGAAACCCGGTTTCTTCGTAGCGCCGGAAAGCACCCACAAGCCCTTGCTACATATCGTTCATATTTTGACTTGTAAAGAATCTTGAAGAATTGCGATCGCTTCTCGTGCGTAACGAACGGTACGGGCTAGATTTCTGGCATTTTCGGGAGTCAGCGCGTAATCGCCGGAGTGGGTAACTGCGTGACGTAAAGATTCCACCTCTTTCAGTTTTTTTCTAGCAGCAGTTTTGTTTGGGAACGCACCGAGATTAAGGGCTGCATCTCGCTTATCGCAAAATTCGGTAACGCTGGCTTTATCCATTGCCATATTGTCGTTTTTCCACGCAATCCATCTCTGTTCAATTATAGTCGATCGACTCTCAGAAAGAGTTGCCAGCCATTCGTTTTCGTCTGGATATTTTTGTCGCAACCACTCTGCTAAAAGTAGTTCGACGCAAGTAATTAATGCGAATAGTACGGGACGGACGGCGAATTTTTGCAAGTCGCTGAGAGTGACAATTCCAACGATGCGTTTGCCATGAAGGATGAAGCGGAAAGGTTGATTGTCGGCATCTTCGATAAAGGAAAGCAGACTGGCGTTAGCGGAAATGATGATTGATTCATCGATTTTTTGCATGACTTCGCCTACGGATATTTCCACCCGATCGAGGCTGGAAGTTTGGCGATGGAAAACGCCGATGATGTTGTCGCGATCGTTAACTGGAATATAATCAAATTCTTCTAATTCAGGATTTGCCAAAACTGATTCTACTGTTTCATTTATATGGCAGTTTTTGAGGTCAAATGTGGCAATTAGGGCGATGTGCATCCCCACTTCTAGGGCAGAAAGTGCTTGATTTACACCTCCAGCTAAGGGGAAACTAGCCCAAGGTTTTACAGTCATCTTTCTTCACTCCCTTATTTGCATAATTTGAAATATTTTTACATTGTTTATGGGGTGCGTTTAACGCACCCTAAGCTACTAATGCAATTCCGTACCTTCTTGACGAAGCAGGTAGCGATCGCTTATCAGTTTCAGCACTACTCGACCGATTTCTGGATGCGTTCTTTCGAGCGTTGGTTGCACGATAACGCCTTCCATCATGCTATTAGGATTTAGTACGCTATTGGCATTATTAAACTGAGATATTGCTTCCCAACTGTAAGCACCAATATAAAGTACAGGTACTCTCGGCAGATTAAATTCTTGGCAAAACGCTACGAAGTCGGGATAATTTAGGAATTTCCCTTCTGTCCGAACAGCAAATATAACTATTCCAATTTTACCATCTTTCAAACCATACTTGATATCCTGCACGCCGTAAATTTCTCCAAAAACTTGCGTATTTTTGGGGAATTTATGGAGGATGGGGTTATCGTTGTACGCCCGCACATAAACCAGAGTTTTGTTATTTTCGTTGTTTTTCCAAAAGTAATGGTGACTGCCAATGTGAGTTATACCTTCAGCATCTACTAAAACGCTGAAATTCGTTCCGTGAACTTTCTCGGTGACAACAACTTCTTCGCCATCAAAGAGAATATCTCGGTAGCGCTTCAGGTTTTCGGGACTGGGGAATTTGTATTGACCGATCGCAGTTTCCATATCCCCGTTCATCGTTTGGGGAATGGGGTATTCGTACTTGGTTACGCCGAAATGTTCCGTGCAGTCGTCCCCAACATTTCCCGCAAAGTTATCGCCAACTGGAATGAGCAAACCTTCAGAGAAAATTCCCCGCAGTTTGGCCGCCCGCAGTTTTTTAGAATAGTAAGGACGAATCCCGAATTCATCTAGAAAGCGATCGGGGATAACGCTGTCGATCGGAAAGTAAAATGCTAAATCGCCTGGTTTAAAATTTCCCTTGGCGGCGATCACCTGATACGCCATCCCTTCAATAGTGGCGATGTCTAGTCGGTCTGCATTGGGATGAGGTAATACATTGTTGATTTTGACAACTTCTACTTTAAAAATGCTCATGGGATATGCCGAATACGAGTTTTTAAACTTTTGCGGAAAAACTTAATATTTAGCTTTGGCAATTTCTTACCCTTTGTTTGAACAGAATACTGTTCTACGAGTTGCTGCTGGACAGCTAGGGCGATCGCCTTGTAAACCGATCGCATATCAGTCATAACGTTACCTCCAAAAATAAAAAATTGTTTAAATTATTTTTCTGATTAGGGTGGCCGAGGGGTAAAGCACCACAGGGAGGGATTGCCTACGTGACTTGGTTTCGATAAAGTATTCCTTAATTGCGAGCGCGACTCAGTATAAAAAATCGACATTATAAAATCATGCAAACTTTCTCGTCTCCGCAACATCCTGGGTCAATAACATCCGTCGATAATGGGACGGCTTGTGCGGAATGCGACTCAGGCGATCTGTCATCATTACCACGACGCAGACCTCCTACTAGCGGAGAATCTGGGTCATCGGATGGGGGAAAATCATTTATGCAGCCTCGAAAACAGTTTATTAATTTGATGGAGGAGTTGGTACTCAAAGAGGCGATCGCGCAGATAGAGGAATTTGAAGCTACTAGCGACTGTTTGCTGGATATCGGCGACATCGCAGCTTATGCCCTCAATCGCTTGCCGCCGTTGTATGCTACGACAGACGAAGGTGCAGACTATCAACGCCAACGTGCGGAGGAAGAACTTCAGGAGACGATCGCCCAGAGGGTAAGTGAGGCGATTTCCCGTTACTTAGAACAACCAGAAACTTTGTTAAAAGGGCAACCTTTGGGCAAGAGTTCTCCCAAAGAACTTTTCAAGCAAATTAGTACTTTGCTGGAGGCTAACTTGCACAGATTTGAACAAGACGATGGCGATTTAGGATAAGTAATATAAGCATTGCTGACCAAATTTAACTACCTGCTAAGGCGATCGGCCATGCGGGTAGTTTCTGGCAAACGATATTTGGCAGCACAACGCAAAACATAATCGATCGCACTCGGCAAACTCACGCGATGTCCGCCAGAAACATACATTGGTTTTACTCCTTTTTGCGTCCGCAAAACAGCACCAATCGTTTCGCCATTATCAATTAAAGGTTGCCAACTGCCTCGTTCCAAGGGTAATTCAGCGTGTTTGCCAATCAGTAAAGTTTTCGCTGCACCAATTGTCGGTATTTCTGTTAGTACCCCCAGATGACACGCCAAACCAAAACGATGCGGATGGGCGATACCTTGTCCGTCGCATAAGATTAGATCGGGTGCGATGCTGAGTTTTGCCAAGGCATCTAATACTGCGGGAACTTCTCGGAAAGATAGAAATCCCG is a window of Aerosakkonema funiforme FACHB-1375 DNA encoding:
- a CDS encoding RNA-guided endonuclease InsQ/TnpB family protein, with product MLTALKVRLYPNKEQQIALAKNFGCCRFVWNYYLNKTNTQYQETGKGLSYYDMAKDLTQLKKHENFLWLKEASSSALQQSLKNLEAALKNFFEHRAGFPKFKSKHRKQSLRYPAGCSIKNNGIQLPKLGVVKAVISKKLGSEIKSVTVSKDSTDKYFAAILWEVEDTLTIEDGKISGIDLGLNSLVTVFDGETTYKVDPIKPTRKYAKRLRRRQQSLSRKKLGSNNRKKQVKKVAKVHQKIANTRLDFLHKLSRKLVDENQVIVVEDICVKGVARTKLAKSVLDAGFGMLVNFLASKLKRVGGTLVEVDKFFPSTKLCNYCKFKNDSLTLKDREWTCPKCGTHHDRDSNATKNIREEGIRILSTNTDGQSELQACGEDLRLVSNSTKKRSSVKQESPVIASA
- a CDS encoding HesA/MoeB/ThiF family protein translates to MSIFFHEQRYRTSEVMAQIRDFAVTICGAGALGANIAESLARSGFGKLKVIDRDRIEEHNLSTQPYYRSDIGAFKAKMLANSLYRALGVNAEAQSKELTSANAAQLLNGTFLVIDTFDNSVARQAVKDYCETAKLPCLHVGLGGDYGEVIWNELYRVPSPANDDVCDYPLARNLVTLTVAVACEVMITFVATQQRQNFTITLRDLAVKPFA
- a CDS encoding AAA family ATPase, which gives rise to MGSGYFNNDDAPVNQNPQAKGLLGSGWRPLSRQFNWDFFWHLLSQDSWQLSQKALAVASDIADAMGRNEYTWWANLLNVFSENTRYKVDEFWNYVTPEPLAPNYRCKEVLNTETPIAQTVSRDSIPIDYVLNRLQEITVLKILDLLGRPDVITQYYMERYYYYPVARFVNWDRLETLGTIYAYWSKYEVWLQVDTYEKGRKYYSIMSNNLAPLINKATYNLAVMLSGYKSRVGQIHSQFPIKSFPADIQSFTDKIQQAILDQNQLAVLVHGEPGTGKTAWTQAVAKEILMPLGYVIFILDHDAVENFVPPSYLERICLIINEADNLAQDRGGEAAQYNNKTEHILSLLDGTLYQSVIEEGGIQAQQKLVVLMTCNTTERLDPAVLRKGRVDFIYEFVHRFV
- a CDS encoding bis(5'-nucleosyl)-tetraphosphatase, producing the protein MQQIKSCGIIVMRTEPQLSFLLMQKPHRYDLPKGHMEPGEDEWSCALRELHEETGIAASNLELDREFRFTTTYLRSAERYDGETVNKTVVIFLGWLKQKVKIELSEHSGYKWVKWKPPHTIQKKTIDPLLAQLEIYFREKGAKIIV
- a CDS encoding RNA 2'-phosphotransferase, which translates into the protein MNDSRLVKISKYLSKYLRHTPEEIGLKLAEGGWVSVNELLAASAKHNFPISPDQLNEVVAKNNKKRFSFDTTGTLIRANQGHSVEIDLQLEPTLPPNVLYHGTGHRAVESILENGLNKMSRHHVHLSTDIATAKAVGKRHGNPVVFAVDATRMHRDGYEFYCSDNGVWLVDNVPPAYLKQI
- a CDS encoding DUF6939 family protein, which gives rise to MPVIVKSRRTSIDNLRKHYGEATIIDVTSRGSEPWIRFSPFYPHGNIPVPFSPGYFSMTVEGIWQGLKVFESADVDPSKLMITNMKGIKRTQRTHGKVLGHRAGLTGERLLSYAEARRAIYLPSYKWVLENCLQNFLSQIQQLSADKTLLLLDYETNCDLDNLSKPLSHASLIKRYLENDWPS
- a CDS encoding RNA ligase family protein, which encodes MSIFKVEVVKINNVLPHPNADRLDIATIEGMAYQVIAAKGNFKPGDLAFYFPIDSVIPDRFLDEFGIRPYYSKKLRAAKLRGIFSEGLLIPVGDNFAGNVGDDCTEHFGVTKYEYPIPQTMNGDMETAIGQYKFPSPENLKRYRDILFDGEEVVVTEKVHGTNFSVLVDAEGITHIGSHHYFWKNNENNKTLVYVRAYNDNPILHKFPKNTQVFGEIYGVQDIKYGLKDGKIGIVIFAVRTEGKFLNYPDFVAFCQEFNLPRVPVLYIGAYSWEAISQFNNANSVLNPNSMMEGVIVQPTLERTHPEIGRVVLKLISDRYLLRQEGTELH
- a CDS encoding late competence development ComFB family protein, whose protein sequence is MQTFSSPQHPGSITSVDNGTACAECDSGDLSSLPRRRPPTSGESGSSDGGKSFMQPRKQFINLMEELVLKEAIAQIEEFEATSDCLLDIGDIAAYALNRLPPLYATTDEGADYQRQRAEEELQETIAQRVSEAISRYLEQPETLLKGQPLGKSSPKELFKQISTLLEANLHRFEQDDGDLG
- the nfi gene encoding deoxyribonuclease V (cleaves DNA at apurinic or apyrimidinic sites); protein product: MKVHQERGWPNNAEEAIAIQQQLRKQVITTDDFGTVKYVAGVDAAYIEGDSITRAAVVVLSFPDLQVKDSAIATRPTSFPYVPGFLSFREVPAVLDALAKLSIAPDLILCDGQGIAHPHRFGLACHLGVLTEIPTIGAAKTLLIGKHAELPLERGSWQPLIDNGETIGAVLRTQKGVKPMYVSGGHRVSLPSAIDYVLRCAAKYRLPETTRMADRLSR